The genomic region CATCGCGCCGGGTGTCGTCGGCCAGATCGACCAGTCGGCCGGTCAGCATCAGGCCCCAGGTCGAGGCGTTGACCAGTACCGAGTCGGACTGGCCCATGTGCCGCTTCCAGTCGGCATCGCCGAGCTTGTCGCGGATCAGCTTGTCGGCGGTGTCCTGGTCGGGAATCCGCAGCAGGGCCTCGGCCACGCACATCAGCAGCACGCCTTCCTCGCTGCCGAGGTCGTACTGGCGCATGAAGGCTTCGATCGCGCCCTGGTCCTGGGCGCGGGCGCGGACCCGGCGGACCAGATCGGCGGCGGTGGCCTGGATCGCGGCGCGGTCGGCGTCGCTCCAACCGGGGCGCGGCTGGCGCGCGGCGGCCAGCAGCTCGCGGACGTGCTCGGTCTCGTCGCGGACCCAGGCGGCGGTGATCGCGGCGCGCAGCGGTTCGGGCGGGGGCGGCAGTTCCGGCGACAGCATCGGATGGGTGGTCTGGTGGATGGTCTTGTCGACGATCACGTTCACGACGGTCCGGCGGAGCGGAGAGGTCGCGAATTCTAGCAGTGCCCGTCGTCAGGGCTCGCGTGCCTTGTGGCTGGGGCGCCGGGGTGGTGACGCGTAAGGTTTGCTTGCCGGTGCGGGGCGCGAAGGGCTACCATTCTCGGGTTTCCCGGGACCGATTCGCGGCCTGCATGGCGCCCATGCCTGCATCCGCCGCCCGGTTTTCTCGTACCTAAATAATTGAGTCAGTCACGACTTCTGGGGTTTTGGGCCATGGTGCAAGCGCGTGCGTGTTGGACAAACTGGGGCCGGAGATCGCTGGCGAAACCGTCCCTGGCGATGGCGGCGCTGCTGATGCCGGTCGTGGCGATGGCCCAATCCGCGGACCCGGAACGTTGGCAGCTCAACATGGGGCAGGGCGTGACCGCGTCCTCGCAGAACGCCTACGACGCCCACATGTTCGCACTGTGGGTCTGCGTGATCATCGGCGTGATCGTCTTCGGGGCCATGGCCTATGCCATGTTCAAGTTCCGCAAGTCCAAAGGTGCGGTGCCGGATACCTCGCTGGTGCACAGCACCAAGCTCGAAATCATCTGGACCGTGGTTCCGATCGCACTGCTGGTGGTGATGGCCATCCCGGCCACCAGCAAGGTGATTGCGATGTACGACACGCGCGATGCCGCGATGACGGTCAAGATCACCGGCTACCAGTGGTTGTGGAAGTACGAATACCCGGGCGACAAGCCCGGTGACAGCATCAGCTTCACCAGCCGGCTCGATCGCAAGAGCGACGAGATCCGCCAGAGCAAGATCGATGCGCGCACCGCCAACCATCCGACCTATCTGCTCGATGTGGACAACGCCCTCGTCGTCCCCACCGACACCAAGATCCGCTTCCTGATCACCGCCGATGACGTGATCCATGCATGGTGGGTACCGGCGCTGGGCTGGAAGCAGGACGCCATTCCCGGCCTGATCAACGAAGGCTGGACCGAAATCAAGACGCCGGGCCTCTACCGTGGCCAGTGTGCCGAGCTCTGCGGCAAGGACCATGGTTTCATGCCGATCGTGGTGAAGGCCGTGCCGAAGGCCGAGTTCGAGCAGTGGCTGGCAGCCGAGCGCGCCAAGAATGCGCCGCCGGCCCCGACAGCGCCGGTCGAGGCCGCACCTGCTGCTGAAGCCGCCGCGCCGGCCACCGCCGCCGCGGACCAGAACGCTCCCGAAGCCGCCGCCAACACGGCCGGCTGATCGCATCACATTCGAGGTAAGTCATGGCCACCACGCACGCCGACCACGTCTCCGCTACCGAAGATCACGCGCACGACCACAAGCAGAGCTTCGTCGAACGCTGGCTCTTCTCGACCAACCACAAA from Lysobacter sp. harbors:
- the coxB gene encoding cytochrome c oxidase subunit II codes for the protein MVQARACWTNWGRRSLAKPSLAMAALLMPVVAMAQSADPERWQLNMGQGVTASSQNAYDAHMFALWVCVIIGVIVFGAMAYAMFKFRKSKGAVPDTSLVHSTKLEIIWTVVPIALLVVMAIPATSKVIAMYDTRDAAMTVKITGYQWLWKYEYPGDKPGDSISFTSRLDRKSDEIRQSKIDARTANHPTYLLDVDNALVVPTDTKIRFLITADDVIHAWWVPALGWKQDAIPGLINEGWTEIKTPGLYRGQCAELCGKDHGFMPIVVKAVPKAEFEQWLAAERAKNAPPAPTAPVEAAPAAEAAAPATAAADQNAPEAAANTAG